The following nucleotide sequence is from uncultured Draconibacterium sp..
AATCCGTGTTCTTTCACCTCCGGATTCATTCCATGCAATAAAGCAAACAGAACCGATGGAATAAGAATAACCGCCCATCTGTTTTTTGTCCATACGGCTACCCCTTGTGCCAGGTAACCACGGAAGATAAATTCTTCGGTGCCCGACTGAATAGGAATAAGAAGAACAGCAACAAAAACCAAAGGGATAAAAGCAGCCGGATCAAAACGAAACTCAAGCTCTTCCGGACTTAATAGTAACTGCACAAAAAATAAAATCAGCATTATTGCTCCCCATACAGCAACTCCCAGCCAAAACCTGTTCCACCTAAAAGGCCGACCACCATTTACAACATCTTTTGAAGTTCGTTGATGAAACGACTTTATCAGAACAATAGCCAAAACAAGCGTTACTATAAATGGAATAACCATTAATGCTAATCCAAGGCTTGGATTGATTCCATAAGCAGATAAATCCATCGGATTCTCCGGAGTCGCCATCTGTCCACCATTCATGGCTATGGCTGCCACCATTACAACAACAAGCGGAATAGCACCAACGATTTGCCCCACAAACAATGCCACAAGAATTACAACCAGGTATTTCCACCATTCATTTTGACCGTCGAAAGCGCGCGATAAATGTTTCATTTCTTTCTTCTCTTTTGAAGGTTTAAAGTGTTAGCGAAGTTAAAACATTTTGTTAAACGGTCAAGTATAAGTTTTCGATCAATAAGTCTCCTTCCCTATCAACCAATATTCCACCGCAGTGAATCGAAAAAAGAGATGAAAAAATGCCCCTGCTATTTTATTTCTAAAAAATATTCACTTACTTTGTATTTCAAAGTACTTTTAAAATGAATGAATCAGAAAAGCTGTTAAACGAATTAAAAGACATCCGCAACATTATGGAGCGCTCAAGCCGCTTCCTGTCACTAAGCGGGCTATCAGGAATAATGGTGGGTATCTACGCGCTGATTGGTGCATTTTTTGCCTACCGCATCGTTTATATTCAATTCCCATCCGC
It contains:
- a CDS encoding CPBP family intramembrane glutamic endopeptidase, with protein sequence MKHLSRAFDGQNEWWKYLVVILVALFVGQIVGAIPLVVVMVAAIAMNGGQMATPENPMDLSAYGINPSLGLALMVIPFIVTLVLAIVLIKSFHQRTSKDVVNGGRPFRWNRFWLGVAVWGAIMLILFFVQLLLSPEELEFRFDPAAFIPLVFVAVLLIPIQSGTEEFIFRGYLAQGVAVWTKNRWAVILIPSVLFALLHGMNPEVKEHGFWMMMPSYFVFGVAFAITAVLDDGIELAIGIHAVNNTLGSLLVTSKESAIQVPSLFFQQETDPVKESLALVLSSVVLLVILKQILQWDFSVLWKKIEL